A region from the Anomaloglossus baeobatrachus isolate aAnoBae1 chromosome 11, aAnoBae1.hap1, whole genome shotgun sequence genome encodes:
- the BCAT2 gene encoding branched-chain-amino-acid aminotransferase, mitochondrial codes for MAAGAAVSGVKVFGKQLISAQRRWPIISWRAASTTFKSADLQVELTKKPKKKPEVSELVFGKTFTDHMLTIEWTNEHGWGKPLIKPFQNLSLHPASSALHYSVELFEGMKAYRGEDNQVRLFRPMMNMERMHRTAHRACLPSFDRAELLECLRRLIDVDRDWVPKSTSASLYIRPTFIGTEPSLGVTKSNHALLYIILGPVGPYFPTGGFTPVSLLADPKYVRAWTGGVGNYKLGGNYGPTIYVQHAATNEGCQQVLWLYGDDHQVTEAGTMNFFMFWINENGEKELVTPSLSGLILPGVTRQSLLDLARQWGEFKVSERSFTMADVLKGLKDNRVKEIFGAGTACVVCPVNRIFYDGENYLIPTMENGPDIAKRFLKELTDIQYGRTPNDWMFLV; via the exons GTTTTTGGCAAACAACTAATATCAGCTCAGCGCCGTTGGCCTATTATCTCATGGAGAGCTGCAAGCACAACGTTCAAG TCCGCAGACCTGCAAGTAGAATTGACCAAAAAGCCGAAAAAGAAGCCGGAAGTGTCAGAGTTGGTGTTTGGAAAAACGTTCACTGACCATATGCTGACAATAGAGTGGACCAATGAGCACGGCTGGGGAAAGCCGCTCATAAAGCCCTTCCAAAACCTCTCCCTTCACCCTGCGTCTTCTGCATTACATTATTCAGTTGAG CTCTTTGAGGGCATGAAAGCCTACAGAGGAGAGGACAATCAGGTTCGTCTTTTCCGACCCATGATGAACATGGAGAGGATGCATCGGACGGCACACCGAGCTTGTCTACCT TCCTTTGACAGGGCAGAGCTCTTGGAGTGCCTGAGAAGACTTATTGACGTCGACAGAGACTGGGTTCCTAAATCTACCTCTGCCAGTCTCTACATTCGACCCACCTTTATTGGCACAGAG CCCTCTCTTGGAGTCACAAAGTCCAACCACGCATTATTGTACATCATCCTTGGCCCTGTCGGACCTTACTTTCCAACAGGAGGATTTACTCCAGTTTCACTTTTGGCAGATCCAAAATATGTGCGTGCCTGGACGGGGGGTGTAGGGAACTATAAACTGGGAGG AAACTACGGGCCTACGATTTATGTACAACACGCAGCAACAAATGAGGGATGCCAGCAAGTTCTCTGGCTGTACGGTGATGACCACCAAGTGACTGAAGCCGGCACCATGAACTTCTTCATGTTCTGGATCAATGAGAATGGAG AAAAAGAACTTGTGACTCCATCATTAAGCGGATTAATCCTCCCTGGAGTGACCAGACAAAGTTTGCTGGACCTGGCTCGGCAGTGG GGCGAATTCAAGGTTTCCGAACGTTCATTTACAATGGCCGATGTGCTAAAAGGGCTGAAGGACAACCGAGTAAAGGAGATCTTCGGAGCGGGAACAGCCTGTGTGGTTTGTCCTGTGAATCGGATATTTTACGATGGAGAA AATTACCTCATACCCACCATGGAAAATGGACCCGACATCGCAAAACGCTTCCTGAAAGAGCTGACGGACATTCAG TATGGCCGCACTCCCAATGACTGGATGTTCCTCGTGTGA